A portion of the Oscillospiraceae bacterium genome contains these proteins:
- a CDS encoding glycosyltransferase family 2 protein, with protein MDQKLITFAVPCYNSAAYMRHCIETLLSAGERAEIILVDDGSVKDETPAICDEYAAKYPTIVKAIHQENGGHGEGVNQGIRNATGLYYKVVDSDDWLDTEALKKVLDKLAVLVEHHTAPDLMICNYVYEHVEDGTSHTVHYTNVFPQNRLFSWMHVGHFRPDQNLLMHSVMYRTQVLRQCGMVLPKHTFYVDNIFVYQPLPYVKSMYYMDLDLYRYFIGRADQSVNESVMVKRVDQQLRVTRHMIDCQDLDALQHEKRLRAYMLHYLSMMMTVSDIFLLLDGTPEAYTKKKELWQYLKDHVSPKVYRSVVLSLGGVTNVSVPGGDKVVLGCYRLARKLFKFN; from the coding sequence ATGGACCAGAAACTCATTACCTTTGCCGTGCCCTGCTACAACTCGGCGGCTTATATGCGCCACTGCATCGAGACGCTGCTGTCTGCCGGCGAGCGGGCCGAGATCATTCTGGTGGATGACGGTTCGGTCAAGGACGAGACCCCTGCCATCTGCGACGAATACGCCGCCAAGTACCCCACCATCGTCAAGGCCATCCATCAGGAGAACGGCGGCCACGGCGAGGGCGTGAACCAGGGCATCCGCAACGCCACGGGCCTGTACTACAAGGTGGTGGACAGTGACGACTGGCTGGACACCGAGGCCCTGAAAAAGGTGCTGGATAAGCTGGCGGTTCTGGTGGAGCACCACACCGCCCCGGACCTGATGATCTGCAACTATGTGTATGAGCATGTGGAGGACGGCACCAGCCATACCGTGCACTACACCAATGTGTTCCCGCAGAACCGGCTGTTCAGCTGGATGCATGTGGGCCACTTCCGCCCGGACCAGAACCTGCTGATGCACTCGGTGATGTACCGCACCCAGGTGCTGCGTCAGTGCGGCATGGTGCTGCCCAAGCACACCTTCTATGTGGACAACATCTTTGTGTACCAGCCCCTGCCCTATGTCAAGAGCATGTATTATATGGACCTGGACCTGTACCGTTACTTCATCGGCCGTGCAGACCAGAGCGTCAACGAGAGCGTCATGGTAAAGCGGGTGGACCAGCAGCTGCGGGTCACCAGGCACATGATCGACTGTCAGGATCTGGATGCCCTGCAGCATGAAAAGCGTCTGCGGGCCTATATGCTCCACTACCTGTCCATGATGATGACCGTCAGCGACATCTTCCTGCTGCTGGACGGCACCCCGGAGGCCTACACCAAAAAGAAGGAACTGTGGCAGTACCTGAAGGACCATGTGAGCCCCAAGGTGTACCGCTCGGTGGTGCTGAGCCTGGGCGGTGTGACCAATGTGAGCGTCCCCGGCGGCGACAAAGTGGTGCTGGGGTGCTATCGTCTGGCCCGGAAGCTGTTCAAATTCAACTAA
- a CDS encoding RecQ family ATP-dependent DNA helicase: METPHSILKKFFGYDSFRPGQEQIVQRLLAGQDVLAVMPTGAGKSICYQVPALLLPGITLVVSPLVSLMKDQVGALVQAGVAAAFLNNSLTDNQKALMLHRAREGWYKIIYVAPERLEMPGFQRFVQEQQISMVTVDEAHCISQWGQDFRPSYLRIQAFVDSLPTRPVVGAFTATATAHVRDDIRTHLALRDPYEVTASFDRPNLYFATQRALPSEKPRRLLELVLQEGNNAGIVYCSTTKQVDETARLLQSRGIRAAAYHAKLDADTRRRNQDDFLYDRVQVMVATNAFGMGIDKPNVRFVIHYNMPKDLESYYQEAGRAGRDGQPSRCTLLYSGTDVRTIRFFIDKELEADNGLPADVKAEAARKAEERLKYMTFYSTTPKCLRGFLLEYFGEAAPKKCGNCSCCLAAEQEAQLQLETSRRRAADNAHRLEKPRRTKSTAGAAPLSEADEKLLNALYAQRKRLAGKQNVPAFMVFSDATLREMVEKKPLSLDELLNISGVGEKKAARYGTTFLRLIEDAVENRE; this comes from the coding sequence ATGGAAACCCCGCACAGCATCCTGAAAAAATTTTTTGGCTACGACAGCTTCCGCCCCGGGCAGGAGCAGATCGTGCAGCGCCTGCTGGCCGGGCAGGACGTGCTGGCCGTGATGCCCACCGGTGCCGGTAAGTCCATCTGCTATCAGGTGCCCGCCCTGCTGCTGCCGGGCATCACGCTGGTGGTGTCGCCGCTGGTGAGTCTGATGAAGGATCAGGTGGGAGCTCTTGTGCAGGCCGGTGTGGCAGCGGCTTTTCTGAACAACAGCCTCACCGACAACCAGAAAGCCCTGATGCTACACCGCGCCCGCGAGGGCTGGTATAAGATCATCTATGTGGCCCCGGAGCGGCTGGAAATGCCAGGCTTCCAGCGCTTTGTGCAGGAGCAGCAGATCAGCATGGTCACGGTGGACGAGGCCCACTGCATCAGCCAGTGGGGGCAGGACTTCCGCCCCAGCTACCTGCGCATCCAGGCCTTCGTGGACAGCCTGCCCACCCGGCCGGTGGTGGGCGCATTCACGGCCACCGCCACCGCTCATGTGCGGGATGACATCCGTACCCATCTTGCCCTGCGCGATCCCTATGAGGTGACTGCCAGCTTCGACCGGCCCAACCTTTACTTTGCCACCCAGCGGGCCCTGCCCAGCGAAAAGCCTCGCCGCCTGCTGGAACTGGTGCTGCAGGAGGGCAATAACGCCGGTATCGTCTATTGCAGCACCACAAAACAGGTGGATGAGACTGCCCGCCTGCTGCAGAGCCGGGGCATCCGGGCGGCGGCCTACCACGCCAAGCTGGACGCCGACACCCGCCGCAGGAATCAGGATGATTTCCTCTACGACCGGGTGCAGGTGATGGTGGCCACCAACGCCTTTGGCATGGGCATCGACAAGCCCAATGTGCGGTTCGTCATCCATTATAATATGCCCAAGGATCTGGAGAGCTATTATCAGGAGGCCGGCCGTGCCGGGCGGGACGGTCAGCCCTCCCGCTGCACCCTGCTGTACTCCGGCACCGATGTGCGTACCATCCGTTTCTTCATCGACAAGGAGCTGGAAGCCGACAACGGCCTGCCTGCCGACGTCAAGGCCGAAGCCGCCCGCAAGGCCGAAGAGCGGCTCAAGTATATGACCTTCTATTCCACTACCCCGAAGTGCCTGCGGGGCTTTTTGCTGGAATACTTCGGCGAGGCCGCACCGAAAAAATGCGGCAACTGCTCCTGCTGTCTGGCAGCAGAGCAGGAAGCACAGCTGCAGCTGGAAACCTCCCGGCGGCGTGCGGCCGACAACGCCCACCGGCTGGAAAAGCCCCGCCGCACCAAGTCCACCGCCGGGGCCGCCCCGCTCAGCGAGGCCGACGAAAAACTGCTGAATGCCCTGTACGCCCAGCGCAAACGGCTGGCCGGCAAGCAGAATGTGCCTGCCTTTATGGTGTTCAGCGACGCCACTTTGCGGGAGATGGTGGAGAAAAAGCCTCTCAGTCTGGACGAGCTGCTGAACATCAGCGGCGTGGGCGAAAAGAAGGCCGCCCGCTACGGCACCACCTTCCTGCGCCTCATCGAAGATGCGGTGGAAAACCGGGAATGA